TATAGAGAATTTTTGCTAGAGAGTATGGAAAAGGAGGATATATATGTCTACAATTATTGATGTTCATGCTCGCGAGATTTTTGATTCTCGTGGGAATCCAACGGTTGAAGTAGAGGTGGTTCTCGAAGATGGAACAATGGGGCGTGCAGCTGTTCCCAGTGGCGCTTCTACTGGTGAAAGAGAGGCTGTAGAGCTTCGAGATGGTGACAAGAACCGTTTGATGGGGAAGGGTGTTCTTAAGGCAGTTGAGAATGTAAACAACGTGATTGCTGAGGAGATTGTTGGACTGGATGCCTTAAATCAGGTGGAGATTGATCGTATTATGATCGATCTCGATGGTACGGATAACAAGGGTAAGCTGGGAGCAAATGCTATTCTTGGGGTTTCTATGGCTGTGGCTCACGCGGCTGCTAACTATGTTGGGCTTCCTCTTTACCGCTATCTTGGTGGTACCAATGCAAAGTTGATGCCTGTTCCCATGGCAAATATTATCAATGGTGGAAAACATGCAGACAATAAGGTAGACTTCCAGGAGTTTATGATTATGCCTGTGGGTGCCAAGAGTCTCAAAGACGCTGTAGTAATGATGGCTGAAGTATTTCATAACCTGAAGTCTATCTTGAAAAAGGCAGGGAAGAATACCGCGGTTGGTGATGAGGGGGGATTTGCTCCTGATATTGACAACGAAGAAGCCGTAAAGTATATTCTTGAGGCAATTGATAAGGCTGGGTACAAAGCGGGTATTGATGCTGACTTTATGATTGCTATGGATTGTGCATCTTCCGAACTTTTTGAAGAAGGTGGCAAGAAGGGATACAAGTTCTGGAAATCCAATCCCGACAAGATCTTTTCCACAGATGAGATGATTGAACTTCTCGCAAAGTGGGTTGAAAAGTATCCCATTATTTCTATTGAGGATCCTTTTGATCAGAATGACTGGCAGGGATACGAGAAGTTTACAAAGCTTTTAGGTGATAAGATCCAGATCGTTGGTGATGATCTCTATGTTACCAACCCTGCTATCCTTAAGAAAGGTATTCAGACCAAGGCTACAAACTCTATTCTGATTAAACTTAACCAGATTGGTACGGTGACTGAAACAATCGATGCTATCCAGATGGCGCAGAAAGCAGGATTTACTGCCGTAGTGTCTCATCGAAGTGGAGAGACAGAGGATACTACTCTTGCCGATCTTGTGGTCGCCCTCAATGTAGGCCAGATCAAGACGGGTTCTCTTTCAAGAACAGATCGTATTGCCAAATACAATCAGCTTATCCGTATCGAAGAAGATCTCGGGGAATTTGCTATCTATCCCGGGAAAAATGCTTTTTACAATATTTTCAAGTAAGCTTCAATGCAAGAAAGAAAAGCCGCCCTTTACCCGGGGCGGCTTTTTTGTTTTTTGGATTTTTTGCAAAAAAGAGAGACGTGCTTGAGGAAGGATGCCTAAGAGAATATACATGCCATGATCAAGCGATCATCTTTTGTGAATCTTTTGTAAGATTTGCTGATGATGTTTTCTATCTATAGGGTAAAAGATGAGGACAAAGATAGCAAGGGCATAAAATAGGATGGCAATAGGTCCAAAGAGAAGTCGGATGGTGAAAAGAACAGTCGGTGGTTGAGAAACATTGGGACTGAAATGAACAATCTGAAGCGCTATCCCGATAATAAAATTAGCGAGAGATTGACCCATCTTGGAAAAAAATGTCCAGGCTCCATAGTAGATACCCTCGTTTCTTTTTCCGGTGACAGCATAACCGTAGTCTACTGCATCGGGAAGGATTGACCATGGGAGTACATACCCTGTAGCAAATCCAATACCCGAAAAGGCCAAGACTCCAAAAAAGAATGGTATACCGAGAATATGTCCCCAAAAAAATGTAAGCCAGAGTCCAATAATGAGAATCCCCATGCCCAGGATGTAGGCCCATTTTTTACCTATCCAGGTAGCAAGTTTAATCCAGAGCGGCATAGAAAACAGGGTAGGTACAAGGAGAAAAAGAAAAGCTAGGGTCGTAAGAGATTCATTGTTATAGATGTATTTAAAATAGTAAATCATCGTTCCGCTGAGAAGAGTTATCGCAATCATGTTGAACATATAGGTAAAAAGAATCAACAGGTAAGGGGGATTTTTCACGATGACACCGAAATCTTTGAGAGAGGCTTTAGGGATCCTATGAGGGGCTTTTTTTTCCTTAATAAAAAATACTGTCACAAAAGCAGAAAGCATCGTTATCACACCCATAATAATCGCCATAGCTGAAAAACCAGGGGAGCGATCAATTATTATCTGACCATCC
This sequence is a window from Thermospira aquatica. Protein-coding genes within it:
- the eno gene encoding phosphopyruvate hydratase, yielding MSTIIDVHAREIFDSRGNPTVEVEVVLEDGTMGRAAVPSGASTGEREAVELRDGDKNRLMGKGVLKAVENVNNVIAEEIVGLDALNQVEIDRIMIDLDGTDNKGKLGANAILGVSMAVAHAAANYVGLPLYRYLGGTNAKLMPVPMANIINGGKHADNKVDFQEFMIMPVGAKSLKDAVVMMAEVFHNLKSILKKAGKNTAVGDEGGFAPDIDNEEAVKYILEAIDKAGYKAGIDADFMIAMDCASSELFEEGGKKGYKFWKSNPDKIFSTDEMIELLAKWVEKYPIISIEDPFDQNDWQGYEKFTKLLGDKIQIVGDDLYVTNPAILKKGIQTKATNSILIKLNQIGTVTETIDAIQMAQKAGFTAVVSHRSGETEDTTLADLVVALNVGQIKTGSLSRTDRIAKYNQLIRIEEDLGEFAIYPGKNAFYNIFK
- a CDS encoding MFS transporter; translated protein: MKKHSLPLKTKLAFGVCDIGGNLFFTLASFWLMNYFTDTLGLLPALAGTAIMIGRVWDAVTDPMVGFLSDHTKTRWGRRRPYIFVGAILMFIFMVIMFTNPKISNQNLLFWWATIVLCFLFTAYTLTNVPYSALTPELTDDYDERTSLNGYRMSFAIVGTFLAAGAAFPIIDAFSSKVVMDGQIIIDRSPGFSAMAIIMGVITMLSAFVTVFFIKEKKAPHRIPKASLKDFGVIVKNPPYLLILFTYMFNMIAITLLSGTMIYYFKYIYNNESLTTLAFLFLLVPTLFSMPLWIKLATWIGKKWAYILGMGILIIGLWLTFFWGHILGIPFFFGVLAFSGIGFATGYVLPWSILPDAVDYGYAVTGKRNEGIYYGAWTFFSKMGQSLANFIIGIALQIVHFSPNVSQPPTVLFTIRLLFGPIAILFYALAIFVLIFYPIDRKHHQQILQKIHKR